The following nucleotide sequence is from Mycobacterium sp. Z3061.
TTGACCGATGACCCTGGTTCCGGATTCGCCCCGGTATGGAACGCGGTCGTCTCCGAGCTCAACGGTGAGGCCGGCAACGGATCCGCCCTCACCACTCCGCTGACCGCCCAGCAAAGGGCCTGGCTCAAACTCGTGCAACCTCTCACCATCGTCGAGGGGTTTGCTCTGCTGTCCGTTCCGAGTGTTTTCGTCCAGAACGAGATCGAACGCCACCTACGCACCCCGATCACCGACGCACTGAGCCGTCGCCTGGGACAGCAGATCCAACTCGGTGTCCGCATCGCTCCCCCGCCGGCCGACGACGACGGCGTGTTCGCCGCGCCCGACTCCCCGGCCCCGATCGAGGATTCTGCGCCGGCCGAGACTCCCGTTGCCGACGACGACCAAGGCGACACCGTCGTGGGTCCCGGGCAGAACTGGCCGAGTTACTTCGCTGAACGCCCGACTGCCACCGACACCGCGGCCGCCTCGGGCACCAGCCTCAACCGGCGCTATACCTTCGACACGTTTGTCATCGGTTCCTCCAACCGGTTCGCGCACGCGGCGACCCTGGCGATCGCCGAGGCCCCCGCCCGCGCCTACAACCCACTGTTCATCTGGGGCGAGTCTGGTTTGGGGAAAACTCATCTGCTGCACGCCGCCGGCAATTACGCCCAACGCCTGTTTCCCGGGATGCGCGTCAAATACGTCTCCACCGAGGAATTCACCAACGACTTCATCAACTCGCTGCGCGATGACCGCAAGGTGTCGTTCAAGCGCAGCTACCGCGACGTCGACGTGTTGCTCGTCGACGACATTCAGTTCATCGAGGGCAAGGACGGTATTCAGGAAGAGTTCTTCCATACCTTCAACACCCTGCACAACGCCAACAAGCAGATCGTCATCTCCTCCGATCGGCCGCCCAAACAGCTCGCGACCCTCGAGGACCGGCTGCGCACCCGCTTCGAATGGGGACTGATCACCGACGTCCAGCCACCCGATCTCGAAACCCGCATCGCGATCCTGCGCAAGAAAGCACAAGTCGAACGACTCGCGGTGCCCGACGATGTCCTGGAACTCATCGCCAGCAGCATCGAACGCAACATCCGCGAACTCGAGGGTGCGCTGATCCGGGTCACCGCCTTCGCATCGCTGAACAAGACTGCGATCGACAAGTCACTGGCCGAGATCGTGTTGCGCGACCTGATCGCCGACGCCAGCGGCATGCAGATCAGCGCGGCCACCATCATGGCGGCCACCGCGGAGTACTTCGACACCACCGTCGAAGAACTGCGCGGCCCGGGCAAGGCCCGCCCGCTCGCGCAGTCTCGCCAGATCGCGATGTATCTATGCCGCGAGCTCACCGACCTCTCGCTGCCCAAAATCGGGCAGGCCTTCGGCCGCGATCACACCACAGTGATGTACGCCGAACGCAAGATCCGCAACGAGATGGCCGAGCGCCGTGAGATCTTCGACAACGTCAAGGAACTCACCACCCGGATCCGGCAGCGCTCCAAGCGCTGAAAAGCCGTTTCAGCGCCCCTCCGCGGCAGATTTTTGCAAAAAACTTCTCTCCCTCATGTCACATGAGCACCAGCGCTGCGGTGTGGGCAGGGCTGTGTACAACCCACCCAAACTGGAGTGCAGCACCCGTAGCGCGGTGCACATCCCCGCTTCGTCCCCAGCCGTGCACCGCGCACCACACAGCTTCCCCCGCAGTCATCCACAACCTGATCTGGTACGCACGCTGCGCCAAGAGCCGGCTGTCCCCAGATTGCACAGCCCTTAATACTGATATTGAAATCTCTTCGTCATTTGTTGTTTGAAGAACACGGCTGGGGAAACTCGTCGCCGACGCTGCGCGCAGCCGCCCTGCGCTCGCTTTGTCACCGTGACCGATTAGCTTTCAAGTTGGCCTCAGAAGCTCTACGGTTGTTGTTCGACTGCCGTTGCGGCCGTCGTGGCGAATCACTTCGCCGACGGCGTTCGTCACGGAGGGTCCCCAACGCCGGCGGGGGAGCTGGGCACGGATTTGGACGTCACGTTAGGTGAAGGGACGCAATGGACGCGGCTACAACACGGGCTGTCACCGACTTGAAATTTCGTTTGGTGCGGGAGTCCTTCGCCGAAGCGGTGTCGTGGGTAGCCAAGAATCTGCCGTCCCGGCCGACCGTGCCGGTGCTCTCCGGAGTGTTGCTCACCGGCACCGACGACGGGCTGACCATCTCCGGGTTCGACTACGAAGTTTCTTCCGAGGTGCAGGTCGCCGCTGAAATCGCTTCGCCGGGAAGCGTTTTGGTGTCCGGGCGGTTGTTGTCCGACATCACCAGGGCGCTGCCCAACAAGCCGGTGGATTTCTACGTCGACGGCAACCGCGTCGCGCTGACCTGCGGAAGCGCCCGATTCTCGCTGCCGACGATGGCCGTTGAGGATTACCCGACTCTGCCGACCCTGCCGGACGAGACCGGTACGCTGCCCGCCGAGTTGTTCGCCGAGGCGATCGGGCAGGTCGCCATCGCGGCCGGCCGTGACGACACGCTGCCCATGCTGACCGGTATTCGCGTCGAGATCTCCGGGGAGACGGTGGTTTTGGCGGCGACCGACAGGTTCCGGCTGGCGGTGCGCGAGCTGACCTGGTCGGCGCTGTCGCCTGACATCGAGGCTGCGGTGCTGGTACCGGCCAAGACCCTGGCCGAGGCGGCCAAGGCCGGAGCCGACGGCTCCGAGGTCCGGTTGTCGCTGGGCGCCGGATCCGGAGTGGGCAAGGACGGACTGCTGGGCATCACCGGCAACGGCAAGCGCAGCACCACCCGGTTGCTCGACGCGGAATTCCCGAAATTCCGCCAGTTGCTGCCGGCGGAGCACACCGCGGTGGCGACGATCAACGTGGCCGAGCTGACCGAGGCGATCAAGCTGGTGGCACTGGTCGCCGACCGGGGCGCCCAGATCCGGATGGAATTCGCCGACGGGATGCTGCGGTTGTCGGCCGGTGCCGACGATGTCGGCCGGGCCGAGGAAGACCTCGCGGTGGACTATGCGGGCGAACCGTTGACGATCGCGTTCAACCCGACCTACCTCACCGACGGCCTGGGCTCGCTGCACTCCGAGCGGGTGTCGTTCGGGTTCACGACGCCGGGCAAGCCGGCGTTGCTGCGGCCCGCGTCGGCAGATGACCCGGTGCCGAGTGGCAGCGGTCCGTTCGCGGCGGTGCCGACGGATTACGTGTATCTGCTGATGCCGGTGCGGCTGCCGGGCTGATCGGCCGGGGCGTGTACGTCCGACATTTGGCGTTGCGGGACTTCCGGTCGTGGGCCCATGCGGACCTCGACCTGGATCCCGGGCGCACGGTGTTCGTCGGCCGCAACGGCTTTGGGAAAACCAATCTCCTTGAGGCCCTCTGGTATTCGAGCACCCTGGGTTCGCATCGGGTAGGCACCGACGCACCGTTGATCCGGGCCGGCGCCGATCGCGCGGTCGTCTCGACCATCGTGGTCAATGAGGGTCGCGAATGTGCCGTCGACCTCGAGATCGCCGCGGGTAGGGCGAACAAGGCGCGGTTGAACCGGTCGCCGGTACGCAGCACGCGCGAGGTGGTCGGGGTGCTGCGGGCGGTGTTGTTCGCTCCGGAGGATCTGTCGCTGGTGCGCGGCGATCCTTCGGATCGCCGCCGGTATCTCGACGACTTGGCGACGGTGCGCCGACCGGTGCTGGCCGGGGTGCGTGCCGATTACGACAAGGTGCTGCGCCAGCGCACCGCCCTGCTGAAATCGTTATCGGGGGCGCGGTTCCGCGGTGATCAGGGTGCACTGGACACCCTCGATGTGTGGGACAGCAGGCTGGCCGAGCACGGCGCGGCCTTGATGGCCGCGCGGATGGATCTGGTGAACCAGCTGGCACCCGAGGTGGAGAAGGCCTACCAACTTCTGGCACCCGAATCACGTTCGGCGGCAATCGGTTACCGGGCCAGTACCGATTCGGTGGTGCCGGCCGCGGCTGCTGACCAGCAGTCCCTGGAAGAGACACTGCTGGGTGCGTTGGCCGCGCGACGGAGCGCTGAACTGGAACGCGGCGTGTGCCTGGTGGGCCCGCACCGCGACGATCTGGAACTGCGGCTGGGCGACCAACCGGCCAAAGGGTTTGCCAGTCACGGCGAATCGTGGTCGTTTGCGGTGGCGTTGCGGCTGGCGGCCTACGAACTGTTGCGTGCCGAGGGCAGCGACCCGGTGTTGTTGCTCGACGACGTCTTTGCCGAGCTGGACACCAAACGGCGCCGCGCATTGGCCGCCGTCGCCGAATCCGCTGAGCAGGTGCTGGTTACCGCGGCGGTGTCCGAAGACATTCCCGAGGGGTGGGAAGCCAGGCGGGTACAGGTGGAACTCAACGACAGCGATCTGGGCGCGGTGTCGGAGGTGCGGCAATGACCGAGGAAAACCAGGACCAGGTGAATCAGCGCGGCCTCGATCTGGTGCGACGAACGCTGGAAGAGGCTCGCGCCGCCGCCCGCGAGCGCGGGCAGGACGACCGGCCGCGGCCGCGCCGCCCGCTCCCCGCCGGCGCGGCGCCGGCGGCCGGCGTAGCTGGTCGGGACCGGGGCCGGATGCGCGTGATCCGCAGCCGCTGGGACGGCTCACCCGAGACCTGGCCAAGCAGCAGGGGTGGACCACTCACGTCGCCGAAGGCACGGTCTTCGGTCATTGGACATCGGTGGTCGGCGCGCAGATCGCCGAGCATGCGACGCCGTCCGCCCTCAACGAAGGGGTGCTCAGCGTCACCGCCGAATCCACCGCCTGGGCGACGCAGTTGCGACTCATGCAGGCACAGCTGCTCGCCAAGATCGCCGCTGCCGTCGGCAACGGTGTGGTGACATCGTTGAAAATCACCGGCCCGGCCGCGCCGTCGTGGCGCAAGGGGCCTCGTCACATCGCCGGCCGGGGCCCCCGCGACACCTACGGTTAGGCTCGATCCACTGAGTGAACGGGACGCGAACCACAGCCGTCTCAGAGCCGCCAGAAATTGACGAACCCATATCTGGAACGTCGGGACGCGGCTACAGCGAAGAAATTGAGCGCACGGCGCAATCAGATAGGCGGAAACGCGGCCACAAAATCGGTGCTGACGGTGCTTCACGGTAGAGTAGGCACTTGCGACCGCTGCGGTGCTTCAACCGCTCGCATGCAACCCCAAGGAGAGCATTCCGACCGTGGCTGCCCCGAAGAAGAAGGCACAAAACGAATACGGCGCTTCTGCCATCACCGTCCTCGAAGGATTGGAGGCGGTCCGCAAACGCCCGGGCATGTATATCGGCTCCACCGGGGAGCGTGGTTTACACCACCTCATCTGGGAGGTGGTCGACAACTCGGTCGACGAGGCGATGGCCGGCTACGCCACCAAGGTGGACGTGCGCTTGCTCGATGACGGCAGCGTCGAGGTCGCCGACGACGGCCGCGGGATTCCGGTGGCGATGCACGCCACCGGCGCCCCCACCGTTGACGTGGTCATGACACAACTGCACGCCGGCGGCAAATTCGGCGGTGAGAACAGTGGTTACACCGTCAGCGGTGGCTTGCACGGCGTGGGTGTGTCCGTCGTCAATGCGCTGTCCACCCGCCTGGAGGTCGACATCAAACGCGACGGGCACGAGTGGTCGCAGTATTA
It contains:
- the dnaA gene encoding chromosomal replication initiator protein DnaA, producing MTDDPGSGFAPVWNAVVSELNGEAGNGSALTTPLTAQQRAWLKLVQPLTIVEGFALLSVPSVFVQNEIERHLRTPITDALSRRLGQQIQLGVRIAPPPADDDGVFAAPDSPAPIEDSAPAETPVADDDQGDTVVGPGQNWPSYFAERPTATDTAAASGTSLNRRYTFDTFVIGSSNRFAHAATLAIAEAPARAYNPLFIWGESGLGKTHLLHAAGNYAQRLFPGMRVKYVSTEEFTNDFINSLRDDRKVSFKRSYRDVDVLLVDDIQFIEGKDGIQEEFFHTFNTLHNANKQIVISSDRPPKQLATLEDRLRTRFEWGLITDVQPPDLETRIAILRKKAQVERLAVPDDVLELIASSIERNIRELEGALIRVTAFASLNKTAIDKSLAEIVLRDLIADASGMQISAATIMAATAEYFDTTVEELRGPGKARPLAQSRQIAMYLCRELTDLSLPKIGQAFGRDHTTVMYAERKIRNEMAERREIFDNVKELTTRIRQRSKR
- the dnaN gene encoding DNA polymerase III subunit beta, which codes for MDAATTRAVTDLKFRLVRESFAEAVSWVAKNLPSRPTVPVLSGVLLTGTDDGLTISGFDYEVSSEVQVAAEIASPGSVLVSGRLLSDITRALPNKPVDFYVDGNRVALTCGSARFSLPTMAVEDYPTLPTLPDETGTLPAELFAEAIGQVAIAAGRDDTLPMLTGIRVEISGETVVLAATDRFRLAVRELTWSALSPDIEAAVLVPAKTLAEAAKAGADGSEVRLSLGAGSGVGKDGLLGITGNGKRSTTRLLDAEFPKFRQLLPAEHTAVATINVAELTEAIKLVALVADRGAQIRMEFADGMLRLSAGADDVGRAEEDLAVDYAGEPLTIAFNPTYLTDGLGSLHSERVSFGFTTPGKPALLRPASADDPVPSGSGPFAAVPTDYVYLLMPVRLPG
- the recF gene encoding DNA replication/repair protein RecF (All proteins in this family for which functions are known are DNA-binding proteins that assist the filamentation of RecA onto DNA for the initiation of recombination or recombinational repair.) — its product is MYVRHLALRDFRSWAHADLDLDPGRTVFVGRNGFGKTNLLEALWYSSTLGSHRVGTDAPLIRAGADRAVVSTIVVNEGRECAVDLEIAAGRANKARLNRSPVRSTREVVGVLRAVLFAPEDLSLVRGDPSDRRRYLDDLATVRRPVLAGVRADYDKVLRQRTALLKSLSGARFRGDQGALDTLDVWDSRLAEHGAALMAARMDLVNQLAPEVEKAYQLLAPESRSAAIGYRASTDSVVPAAAADQQSLEETLLGALAARRSAELERGVCLVGPHRDDLELRLGDQPAKGFASHGESWSFAVALRLAAYELLRAEGSDPVLLLDDVFAELDTKRRRALAAVAESAEQVLVTAAVSEDIPEGWEARRVQVELNDSDLGAVSEVRQ